A region of Micromonospora chokoriensis DNA encodes the following proteins:
- a CDS encoding HNH endonuclease translates to MPDIRPTVGSGALVLNATYEPLCVVSVRRAAILVLSAKAVCVADGDGILHSARDALPVPSVVRLTRFVRVPYRTHVGLSRRAIFARDGWRCAYCRGPAETIDHVFPRSRGGRHAWENVVAACARCNHTKGDKTPAEMGWRLPASPAAPKGTAWRVLGHRAPDPRWADWLDLREPEAAA, encoded by the coding sequence ATGCCTGACATACGACCCACGGTGGGCTCCGGCGCGTTGGTCCTCAACGCCACCTACGAGCCGCTGTGTGTCGTGTCGGTGCGCCGCGCCGCGATCCTCGTCCTCTCCGCCAAGGCGGTCTGCGTCGCCGACGGCGACGGCATCCTGCACAGCGCCCGCGACGCGCTGCCGGTGCCGTCGGTGGTCCGGTTGACGCGCTTCGTCCGAGTGCCCTACCGAACACACGTCGGGCTGTCGCGACGTGCGATCTTCGCCCGGGACGGGTGGCGGTGCGCCTACTGCCGAGGTCCGGCCGAGACCATCGACCACGTCTTCCCGCGCAGCCGGGGTGGCCGGCACGCCTGGGAGAACGTGGTCGCCGCGTGCGCCCGTTGCAACCACACCAAGGGCGACAAGACCCCGGCCGAGATGGGGTGGCGGTTACCCGCGTCGCCGGCCGCGCCGAAGGGCACCGCCTGGCGGGTCCTCGGGCACCGCGCCCCCGACCCCCGCTGGGCCGACTGGCTCGACCTGCGCGAGCCCGAAGCCGCCGCCTGA
- a CDS encoding DUF6194 family protein, which translates to MTTLLDLLVGSPSLLALGEPTHGESAFLQLRNEAFLTLAEHGYRSIALESDRAAGLVADEFVQGAAVPLDRALTEGFSHGFGSAPANRDLLLRMREWNAGRPDRERLRFHGFDAPLEIEGAPSPRRHLTRVCHFLGIDRETEIDALVGDEARWSDTAAIWEPGRSVGRSTGAQRLRVIADDLLTELYLQAPRRAEGWQAAFVHATSAVALLRYHAAAAALLPPEERFARLAGVRDALMAENLLAIRAAEADRGPTLAFAHNTHLQRHGSTMTMGGTEMSWAGAGAIVASLLGDRYTVIVGSLGVSPALDIAAPAASTYEGRLQQTVSRPGYVRASDIGPAERREHDYRYFPLDQATVENADAVLHIPTGVDPTVLAARILALPGVEQVVASEENGSPEGAWGDRFFHVGHDRRQPFATIVEHDVPGFDEASQLDRPGVFRLNLDLGRAEFERLFGFPPKAFEDHRDAFDFARLDTLLPHPCYALYAFGSVVMPGPQMLPEIDRLLAIAHARATERHERAARRTADQPE; encoded by the coding sequence ATGACCACCCTTCTCGACCTGCTCGTCGGGTCACCGTCCCTGCTGGCGCTCGGCGAACCGACGCACGGCGAGTCCGCCTTCCTTCAACTCCGCAACGAGGCCTTCCTGACGCTGGCGGAGCATGGCTACCGGTCGATCGCGCTGGAGAGCGACCGGGCGGCGGGACTGGTCGCGGACGAGTTCGTCCAGGGCGCGGCCGTGCCGCTCGACCGCGCGCTCACCGAGGGTTTCAGCCACGGGTTCGGCAGCGCCCCGGCCAACCGTGACCTGCTGCTGCGCATGCGCGAGTGGAACGCCGGGCGGCCGGACCGCGAGCGCCTGAGGTTCCACGGCTTCGACGCCCCGCTGGAGATCGAGGGCGCCCCGAGTCCGCGGCGCCACCTAACCCGGGTGTGCCACTTCCTCGGCATCGACCGGGAAACGGAGATCGATGCCCTGGTCGGGGACGAGGCGCGGTGGAGCGACACCGCCGCCATCTGGGAGCCGGGCAGGTCGGTCGGGCGCTCGACAGGCGCCCAGCGCCTGCGGGTGATCGCCGACGACCTGCTGACCGAGCTGTACCTCCAGGCGCCCCGGCGAGCCGAGGGCTGGCAGGCGGCGTTCGTCCACGCCACGTCCGCTGTCGCCCTGCTGCGCTACCACGCCGCCGCTGCCGCGCTACTGCCGCCGGAGGAGCGCTTCGCCCGCCTGGCCGGGGTGCGGGACGCGCTGATGGCCGAGAACCTGCTCGCGATCCGGGCGGCCGAGGCAGACCGTGGGCCGACGCTGGCCTTCGCGCACAACACGCACCTCCAGCGTCACGGGAGCACGATGACGATGGGCGGAACGGAGATGTCGTGGGCGGGTGCCGGGGCGATCGTCGCGTCGCTGCTGGGTGACCGGTACACGGTGATCGTCGGCAGCCTCGGCGTGAGCCCCGCGCTCGACATCGCGGCACCCGCCGCGTCGACCTACGAGGGCAGACTCCAACAGACGGTCAGCCGCCCCGGCTATGTCCGAGCCTCCGACATCGGCCCAGCGGAACGGCGGGAGCACGACTACCGGTACTTCCCACTGGATCAGGCCACCGTCGAGAACGCCGACGCCGTTCTGCACATCCCGACCGGCGTCGACCCGACTGTGCTCGCCGCTCGCATCCTCGCGCTCCCCGGCGTCGAGCAGGTGGTGGCGAGCGAGGAGAACGGCTCGCCGGAGGGCGCCTGGGGCGACCGGTTCTTCCACGTCGGCCATGATCGACGTCAGCCGTTCGCCACCATCGTCGAGCACGACGTGCCCGGCTTCGACGAGGCCTCCCAGCTGGACCGACCCGGGGTCTTCCGCCTCAACCTGGACCTGGGCCGAGCCGAGTTCGAGCGGCTGTTCGGCTTTCCGCCCAAGGCGTTCGAGGACCATCGGGACGCATTCGACTTCGCCCGGCTGGACACCCTCCTGCCGCACCCGTGCTATGCCCTGTACGCCTTCGGCAGCGTCGTCATGCCCGGCCCGCAGATGCTGCCCGAGATCGACCGGCTGCTCGCCATCGCGCACGCCCGCGCGACAGAGCGGCACGAGCGCGCGGCACGCCGGACAGCCGACCAGCCGGAGTGA
- a CDS encoding MerR family transcriptional regulator — MYRPVDLARRHGLSAQAVRNYEREGVLPPAERTPSGYRRFTEVHARALSAYLALIVGHGHAASGDIMRAVNRGEIDTALRAIDQSHGLLHRDRETLDAVETAVVTLVGAEPPPQGRAAVPISVVAHRLGLRPATLRKWELAGVLRPQRDPGTRHRVYAPDDVRDAELAHLLRRGGYRLDHIATVLRRVRDAGGAEALAGSLSQWRTRLTERGQAMLTGAGRLAEYLDGRPQPLRALTSDAKTTTLSE; from the coding sequence ATGTACCGGCCGGTCGACTTGGCGCGTCGGCACGGACTCTCCGCGCAGGCGGTCCGCAACTACGAGCGGGAGGGTGTCCTGCCGCCCGCCGAACGCACCCCGAGCGGCTACCGTCGGTTCACCGAGGTGCACGCCAGGGCGTTGAGCGCCTACCTGGCGCTGATCGTGGGCCACGGCCATGCGGCGAGCGGCGACATCATGCGCGCCGTCAACCGGGGCGAGATCGACACGGCTCTGCGCGCGATCGACCAGAGTCATGGCCTGCTGCACCGCGACCGGGAGACCCTGGACGCGGTCGAGACGGCGGTCGTGACGCTCGTCGGGGCAGAGCCCCCTCCGCAGGGTCGAGCTGCCGTACCGATCAGCGTGGTGGCACACCGGCTCGGTCTGCGACCCGCGACCCTGCGCAAGTGGGAGCTGGCCGGCGTTCTGCGCCCGCAGCGCGACCCCGGAACCCGGCACCGCGTCTACGCGCCCGACGACGTCCGGGACGCGGAACTCGCCCACCTGCTCCGCAGGGGCGGCTACCGGCTCGACCACATCGCCACCGTGCTGCGTCGGGTACGCGACGCCGGCGGCGCCGAGGCACTCGCCGGATCGCTGAGCCAGTGGCGGACACGGCTCACCGAGCGCGGTCAGGCCATGCTCACCGGGGCCGGACGGCTCGCCGAGTACCTCGACGGCAGGCCTCAGCCATTGCGTGCCTTGACCAGCGACGCGAAGACCACCACGTTGTCCGAGTAG
- a CDS encoding class F sortase — protein MRASGRLVARASRRLRQVAGQAGLASVTTTDPAAQPLPRRPAGTPSPSTRRRFGTSPGLPVLAVATLMVLIVAMLGVERVTGMHLLPDRISAGLRQPPKKFPVLSSSRPTSLAIEKIDLRAPVHDVGIAPDGTIAVPDATRAQEAGWYDQGPTPGQYGPAVIVGHVDTTSGPAVFHQLRELRSGDQIEVTRTDRSVAVFEVDSVERFDKGQLPVDEVYGDFSRPSLRLITCGGQWVGGETGYSDNVVVFASLVKARNG, from the coding sequence CTGCGCGCGTCCGGCCGGCTGGTGGCCCGTGCCTCCCGCCGGTTGCGCCAGGTCGCCGGGCAGGCCGGGTTGGCCAGCGTCACCACCACCGATCCGGCCGCCCAGCCGCTACCGAGGCGTCCGGCCGGGACACCGTCGCCGTCGACCCGACGCCGCTTCGGTACGAGCCCGGGACTGCCGGTGCTGGCCGTCGCCACGCTGATGGTGCTGATCGTGGCGATGCTCGGGGTCGAGCGGGTGACCGGCATGCATCTGTTGCCGGACCGGATCAGCGCCGGCCTGCGCCAGCCGCCGAAGAAGTTCCCGGTGCTGTCGTCGAGCCGTCCGACCAGCCTCGCCATCGAGAAGATCGACCTGCGGGCGCCGGTGCACGACGTGGGCATCGCCCCGGACGGCACCATCGCCGTGCCGGACGCGACCCGCGCCCAGGAGGCCGGCTGGTACGACCAGGGGCCCACCCCTGGGCAGTACGGCCCGGCGGTGATCGTCGGACACGTCGACACCACCAGCGGGCCGGCGGTCTTCCACCAACTCCGCGAGCTGCGCTCCGGTGACCAGATCGAGGTCACCCGCACCGACCGGAGCGTGGCGGTCTTCGAGGTGGACTCGGTGGAACGGTTCGACAAGGGGCAGCTGCCGGTGGACGAGGTGTACGGCGACTTCAGCCGCCCGAGCCTGCGGCTGATCACCTGCGGCGGTCAGTGGGTGGGCGGTGAGACCGGCTACTCGGACAACGTGGTGGTCTTCGCGTCGCTGGTCAAGGCACGCAATGGCTGA
- a CDS encoding Lrp/AsnC family transcriptional regulator: MDDMDWALLRELQADARLSFSELSRRVHLSPPSVAERVRRLEESGVITGYHAHVDLSRAGRTVVALIRMSCYGARCILHDSSVAGWPEILEIHRITGDACSVLKVAAGSIGAFEKVIDRLAPYGQPSSTMVLSSPLGWQPITPLPSAPATPRQR, translated from the coding sequence GTGGACGACATGGACTGGGCGCTGCTGCGCGAGTTGCAGGCCGACGCGCGGCTCTCCTTCAGCGAGCTGTCCCGGCGGGTGCACCTGTCGCCACCGTCGGTCGCGGAGCGGGTCCGCCGGCTGGAGGAGTCCGGCGTCATCACCGGCTACCACGCCCACGTCGACCTGAGCCGGGCCGGTCGCACTGTGGTCGCCCTGATCCGGATGTCCTGCTACGGCGCGCGGTGCATCCTGCACGACTCGTCGGTCGCGGGCTGGCCGGAGATCCTGGAGATCCACCGGATCACCGGGGACGCGTGCAGCGTGCTGAAGGTGGCCGCCGGGTCGATCGGCGCGTTCGAGAAGGTGATCGACCGGCTCGCCCCGTACGGCCAGCCGTCGAGCACGATGGTCCTCTCCTCCCCGCTGGGCTGGCAGCCGATCACCCCGCTCCCCTCGGCCCCGGCCACCCCGCGCCAGCGCTGA
- a CDS encoding tryptophan 2,3-dioxygenase — MDQTERRAPNRRATVRPVTPGQRAAQAERTGGEPTLEFADMVPYDAYVQASALHQMQHPLSNDPGEMSFLMVSQIMELYFGLTCHELRETQRLIRADQIWESLAPLRRAKLHLEGLNAAWQGLRWMSPADFNRFRNLLGEASGFQSAMYRQLEFLLGLRDPTLIRPFRRQTEVYAALTTALAAPSLWDDVVALLARRGFDLPADLLERDVTVEHDPQPSVEAAWVRIYDDAAPDNHLRMLGEALSAVAEEFGDWRWNHVKAVQRTMGAKVGSGGSAGLAWLQRSMARVVFPELWSARTAM; from the coding sequence GTGGATCAGACGGAGCGGCGGGCGCCGAACCGCCGCGCCACGGTGCGACCGGTGACCCCGGGGCAGCGGGCCGCCCAGGCGGAGCGCACCGGTGGTGAGCCGACGCTGGAGTTCGCTGACATGGTGCCGTACGACGCGTACGTGCAGGCCAGCGCCCTGCACCAGATGCAGCACCCGCTCAGCAACGACCCGGGCGAGATGTCCTTCCTCATGGTCAGTCAGATCATGGAGCTGTACTTCGGGTTGACCTGCCACGAGCTGCGGGAGACCCAACGGTTGATCCGTGCCGACCAGATCTGGGAGTCGTTGGCCCCGTTGCGGCGGGCCAAGCTGCACCTGGAGGGGCTCAACGCCGCCTGGCAGGGCCTGCGCTGGATGAGCCCGGCCGACTTCAACAGGTTCCGCAACCTGCTCGGCGAGGCCTCCGGCTTCCAGTCGGCCATGTACCGGCAGTTGGAGTTCCTCCTCGGGCTGCGCGACCCGACGCTGATCCGACCGTTCCGCCGGCAGACCGAGGTGTACGCCGCGTTGACCACCGCGCTGGCCGCCCCGAGCCTGTGGGACGACGTGGTCGCGCTGCTCGCCCGCCGTGGCTTCGACCTCCCCGCCGACCTGCTGGAGCGGGACGTGACCGTCGAACACGATCCCCAGCCGTCGGTCGAGGCGGCCTGGGTGCGGATCTACGACGACGCCGCCCCGGACAACCACCTGCGGATGCTCGGCGAGGCGCTGAGCGCGGTGGCCGAGGAGTTCGGCGACTGGCGCTGGAACCACGTCAAGGCGGTGCAGCGGACGATGGGTGCGAAGGTCGGCAGCGGAGGCTCCGCCGGCCTGGCATGGCTGCAACGCAGCATGGCCCGGGTGGTCTTCCCGGAGCTGTGGTCGGCCCGTACCGCGATGTGA
- the kynU gene encoding kynureninase: MHTPAQEAHRLDEADPGHRHLFHVPPADGGDHSEAAYLAGNSLGLQPRATRDELLADLDAWGRLGVEGHVEAERAWLPYHELLTAPAARLVGGRPAETVVMNSLTVNLHLLMVSFYRPAGARTRIVIEDSAFPSDSYAVRSQARFHGLDPDDTVVRLRPRDGETSLRTEDVTDYLAAEGDRVALVLLGGVNYLTGELLDIPAITAAGRAAGAVVGWDLAHAVGNVPLALHDWDVDFAAWCSYKYLNSGPGALAGVFVHERHLGDPDLPRFEGWWSTAAATRFEMTPVSRPPATVEAWQISNPPIFAMGPVRTSLELFDTVGMPALRARSLRLTGWLESLLDEVVVDRPLRVVTPRDPARRGCQLSVRIGAGSAAELTKRLRYEHGVIADAREPDIVRFAPVPLYSTYLDCWRAAAALAATVGQEFS; the protein is encoded by the coding sequence ATGCACACCCCTGCACAAGAAGCACACCGCCTGGACGAGGCCGACCCGGGCCACCGGCACCTGTTCCACGTGCCGCCCGCCGACGGCGGCGACCACAGCGAGGCGGCCTACCTCGCCGGCAACTCGCTCGGCCTGCAACCCCGGGCCACCCGCGACGAACTCCTCGCCGACCTGGACGCCTGGGGGCGGCTCGGTGTCGAGGGGCACGTGGAGGCGGAGCGCGCCTGGTTGCCGTACCACGAGCTGTTGACAGCGCCGGCCGCGCGACTGGTCGGCGGCCGGCCCGCGGAGACGGTGGTGATGAACTCGCTCACCGTCAACCTGCACCTGCTGATGGTCAGCTTCTACCGCCCGGCCGGCGCGCGCACCCGCATCGTCATCGAGGACAGCGCCTTCCCCTCGGACAGTTACGCCGTGCGCAGCCAGGCGCGGTTCCACGGCCTGGACCCGGACGACACAGTGGTCCGGCTGCGCCCGCGCGACGGCGAGACGTCGCTGCGCACCGAGGACGTGACCGACTACCTGGCCGCCGAGGGCGACCGGGTGGCACTGGTGCTGCTCGGCGGGGTCAACTACCTCACCGGTGAGCTGCTGGACATCCCGGCGATCACGGCGGCCGGGCGGGCCGCCGGCGCGGTGGTCGGGTGGGACCTGGCCCACGCGGTCGGGAACGTGCCGTTGGCCCTGCACGACTGGGACGTCGACTTCGCCGCCTGGTGCTCCTACAAGTACCTGAACTCCGGCCCGGGCGCCCTGGCCGGTGTCTTCGTGCACGAGCGGCACCTCGGCGATCCGGACCTGCCCCGCTTCGAGGGTTGGTGGAGCACCGCTGCGGCCACCCGGTTCGAGATGACGCCGGTCTCCCGGCCACCGGCCACTGTGGAGGCCTGGCAGATCTCCAACCCGCCGATCTTCGCGATGGGCCCGGTGCGTACCTCGCTGGAGCTGTTCGACACCGTCGGCATGCCGGCGCTGCGGGCCCGCAGCCTGCGGCTCACCGGCTGGTTGGAGTCGCTGCTCGACGAGGTCGTCGTCGACCGGCCGCTGCGCGTGGTCACCCCGCGCGACCCGGCCCGGCGTGGCTGCCAACTCTCGGTGCGCATCGGCGCCGGCAGCGCCGCCGAGCTGACCAAACGCCTGCGGTACGAGCACGGCGTCATCGCCGACGCCCGCGAACCGGACATCGTCCGGTTCGCCCCGGTACCGCTCTACTCCACGTACCTCGACTGCTGGCGGGCGGCTGCCGCGTTGGCGGCGACGGTCGGGCAGGAGTTCTCATGA
- a CDS encoding FAD-dependent oxidoreductase — protein sequence MTARRDEVAIIGAGLAGSLAACFLARRGYPVALYERRSDPRGGAAERGRSINLALSERGLDALRRIGLAEQVMTDALPMRGRMIHPVEGEQQFQSYSAAGDRAINSISRGALNNALLDEAAALPGVRVVFDHRLVGLDPTDGSLSFDTPQGTVAAKASVVLGADGAGSAVRGQLLAYGLLDERVDFLDYGYKELTIPPLGGDFALDPDALHIWPRGTSMMIALPNPDRSFTCTLFWPNDGVGSFASLTGPAEIERHFAEHYPDVVPLAPNLVDDYQQNPVGVLGTVRCTPWQVNGTVGLLGDAAHAIVPFYGQGANCAFEDVVELDRCLDECADDWAAALPLFQRRRQENAEAIATMALTNFVEMRDKVASPVFQARRRVEHALERALPGRYVSQYELVSFSTTPYAQVRRRVRRQHRVLGAVVGGAAVLLVGAIGAALSRGRRA from the coding sequence ATGACCGCGCGACGCGACGAGGTCGCGATCATCGGTGCTGGGTTGGCCGGCTCTCTGGCCGCCTGCTTCCTGGCCCGACGGGGCTATCCGGTGGCCCTCTACGAGCGCCGCTCCGACCCACGCGGCGGCGCTGCCGAGCGCGGGCGCTCGATCAACCTGGCGCTCTCCGAGCGCGGCCTGGACGCGTTGCGCCGGATCGGGCTCGCCGAGCAGGTCATGACCGACGCGCTGCCGATGCGCGGCCGGATGATCCACCCGGTCGAGGGGGAGCAGCAGTTCCAGTCGTACAGCGCGGCCGGCGACCGGGCGATCAACTCGATCAGCCGGGGCGCGTTGAACAACGCCCTGCTGGACGAGGCCGCCGCGCTGCCCGGCGTGCGGGTCGTCTTCGACCATCGGCTCGTCGGGCTCGACCCGACCGACGGCTCGCTGAGCTTCGACACCCCGCAGGGCACCGTCGCGGCCAAGGCGTCGGTGGTGCTGGGCGCCGACGGGGCCGGCTCCGCGGTGCGGGGGCAGTTGCTCGCGTACGGGTTGCTGGACGAGCGCGTGGACTTCCTCGACTACGGCTACAAGGAGTTGACGATCCCGCCGCTGGGCGGCGACTTCGCGCTGGATCCCGACGCCCTGCACATCTGGCCGCGGGGCACCTCGATGATGATCGCGCTGCCCAACCCGGACCGCTCCTTCACCTGCACGCTGTTCTGGCCCAACGACGGCGTCGGCAGCTTCGCCTCGCTGACCGGCCCGGCGGAGATCGAACGGCACTTCGCCGAGCACTACCCGGACGTCGTCCCGCTGGCCCCGAACCTGGTCGACGACTACCAGCAGAACCCGGTGGGCGTCCTCGGCACGGTCCGCTGCACGCCCTGGCAGGTCAACGGGACCGTTGGTCTGCTCGGAGACGCGGCGCACGCGATCGTGCCCTTCTACGGTCAGGGCGCCAACTGCGCGTTCGAGGACGTGGTCGAGCTGGACCGCTGCCTGGACGAGTGCGCCGACGACTGGGCGGCGGCGCTGCCGCTGTTCCAGCGACGCCGGCAGGAGAACGCCGAGGCCATCGCGACGATGGCGCTGACCAACTTCGTGGAGATGCGGGACAAGGTCGCCTCGCCGGTCTTCCAGGCCCGGCGGCGGGTGGAGCACGCGTTGGAACGGGCCCTGCCCGGCCGGTACGTTTCGCAGTACGAACTGGTGTCGTTCTCCACCACCCCGTACGCCCAGGTGCGCCGCCGGGTGCGCCGACAGCACCGGGTGCTGGGCGCTGTCGTCGGCGGAGCCGCGGTGCTGTTGGTCGGCGCGATCGGCGCGGCACTGAGTCGAGGGAGGCGAGCATGA
- a CDS encoding 2-hydroxymuconic semialdehyde dehydrogenase has translation MTGNWDPRLMTGHGHGDPQRLRNFVAGEFVDGGPTFAKASPVTGEQVFEVVEASRSTVDDAVAAARAALRGPWGRMGERERAEVLRRVADELERRFDDLVIAEVADTGKSISQARTLDIPRGAANFRAFAEIVATAPTESFTTVTPTGGRALNYALRKPVGVVAVIVPWNLPLLLLTWKVAPALACGNAVVVKPSEETPASATVLAEVMAAAGVPEGVFNLVHGFGPDSAGEFLTRHPGVDAITFTGESATGGAIMRAASDGVKAVSFELGGKNAGLVFADADLDAAVAGSVRSSFTNGGQVCLCTERIYVQRPVFEEFTARLAKRAGELAYGWPTDEATATMPLISHQHRAKVLGAYDLARAEGAEVLAGGGSPTFGDARDGGSYVQPTVLTGLGPDARTNREEIFGPVVHVAPFDTEDEAYALANGTEYGLAATVWTRDVGVAHRAGARLDAGIVWVNTWFLRDLRTPFGGVKASGIGREGGVHSLNFYSELTNVCVDLS, from the coding sequence ATGACCGGCAACTGGGATCCGCGACTGATGACCGGCCACGGGCACGGTGACCCGCAGCGGCTGCGCAACTTCGTCGCCGGTGAGTTCGTCGACGGGGGGCCGACGTTCGCGAAGGCCAGCCCGGTGACCGGCGAGCAGGTCTTCGAGGTGGTCGAGGCGTCGAGGTCCACCGTCGACGACGCGGTGGCCGCCGCCCGGGCGGCGCTGCGCGGGCCGTGGGGCCGGATGGGCGAACGGGAACGCGCCGAGGTGCTGCGCCGGGTCGCCGACGAGCTGGAGCGCCGCTTCGACGACCTGGTCATCGCCGAGGTCGCCGACACCGGCAAGTCCATCTCGCAGGCCCGCACGCTGGACATCCCCCGTGGTGCGGCGAACTTCCGGGCGTTCGCGGAGATCGTGGCGACCGCGCCCACCGAGTCGTTCACGACTGTCACCCCGACCGGCGGCCGGGCGCTCAACTACGCGCTGCGCAAGCCGGTCGGCGTGGTCGCCGTCATCGTGCCGTGGAACCTGCCGCTGCTGCTGCTCACCTGGAAGGTCGCGCCCGCGTTGGCGTGCGGCAACGCCGTGGTGGTCAAGCCCAGCGAGGAGACGCCCGCCTCGGCGACGGTGCTCGCCGAGGTGATGGCCGCCGCCGGTGTGCCCGAGGGCGTGTTCAACCTGGTGCACGGCTTCGGACCGGACTCGGCCGGGGAGTTCCTCACCCGCCACCCGGGCGTGGACGCGATCACCTTCACCGGCGAGTCGGCCACCGGCGGCGCGATCATGCGGGCCGCCTCCGACGGGGTGAAGGCGGTCAGCTTCGAGTTGGGCGGCAAGAACGCCGGCCTGGTGTTCGCCGACGCCGACCTGGACGCCGCGGTGGCCGGCTCGGTGCGGTCCAGCTTCACCAATGGCGGGCAGGTGTGCCTCTGCACCGAGCGCATCTACGTGCAGCGCCCGGTCTTCGAGGAGTTCACCGCCCGACTGGCGAAGCGGGCCGGCGAGCTGGCGTACGGCTGGCCGACCGACGAGGCGACCGCCACCATGCCGCTGATCTCCCACCAGCACCGGGCGAAGGTGCTCGGCGCGTACGACCTGGCCCGGGCCGAGGGCGCCGAGGTGCTGGCCGGCGGCGGCTCGCCCACCTTCGGCGACGCGCGGGACGGCGGGTCGTACGTGCAGCCGACGGTGCTCACCGGGCTCGGCCCGGACGCCCGCACCAACCGCGAGGAGATCTTCGGCCCGGTGGTGCACGTCGCGCCGTTCGACACCGAGGACGAGGCGTACGCCCTCGCGAACGGCACCGAGTACGGCCTCGCGGCGACCGTGTGGACCCGGGACGTGGGTGTCGCGCACCGGGCCGGTGCCCGGCTGGACGCCGGCATCGTCTGGGTCAACACCTGGTTCCTGCGTGACCTGCGGACCCCGTTCGGCGGGGTGAAGGCGTCCGGCATCGGTCGGGAGGGCGGCGTGCACTCGCTGAACTTCTACTCCGAACTCACGAACGTCTGCGTGGACCTGTCGTGA
- a CDS encoding 2-keto-4-pentenoate hydratase, giving the protein MEADIEAANRELADARSTGKPCPPLRGRLLPEGDIEAAYRVQQLQARAWQGRGERRVGAKIGLTSRAVQETFGVFQPDFGMLTDAMAVGDGVEVPIDRLLQPRVEAEIAFVLDRDLPDPQMTTVDLIRAVDHVLPAIEIVDSRIAGWDISIVDTVADNASSGLFVLGTTPRRLADLDLRLCGMVLEHAGEPVSVGAGAACLGNPLHALLWLADTLARAGDPLRAGDVVLSGALGPMVPVTPGAAYEARISGLGSVRTCFSKEVSA; this is encoded by the coding sequence ATGGAAGCTGACATCGAGGCCGCCAACCGGGAGTTGGCCGACGCCCGCAGCACCGGCAAGCCCTGCCCGCCACTGCGCGGGCGGCTGCTGCCAGAGGGCGACATCGAGGCCGCGTACCGCGTGCAGCAACTCCAGGCGCGGGCCTGGCAGGGCCGGGGCGAACGCCGGGTCGGCGCGAAGATCGGGCTGACGTCCCGGGCGGTGCAGGAGACCTTCGGGGTGTTCCAACCGGACTTCGGCATGCTGACCGACGCCATGGCGGTCGGCGACGGGGTCGAGGTGCCCATCGACCGGCTGCTCCAGCCCCGGGTCGAGGCGGAGATCGCGTTCGTGCTCGACCGGGACCTCCCGGACCCGCAGATGACCACTGTCGACCTGATCCGCGCTGTCGACCACGTGCTGCCGGCGATCGAGATCGTCGACTCGCGGATCGCCGGCTGGGACATCTCCATCGTGGACACCGTCGCCGACAACGCCTCCAGCGGGCTCTTCGTGCTCGGCACCACCCCGCGCCGGCTCGCCGACCTCGACCTGCGGTTGTGCGGCATGGTGCTGGAGCACGCCGGTGAGCCGGTCTCGGTCGGCGCGGGCGCGGCCTGCCTCGGCAATCCGCTGCACGCGCTGCTCTGGCTGGCCGACACCCTCGCCCGCGCCGGTGACCCGCTGCGGGCCGGGGACGTGGTGCTCTCCGGGGCGCTCGGCCCGATGGTGCCGGTCACCCCCGGTGCCGCGTACGAGGCCCGGATCTCCGGGCTCGGCTCGGTGCGCACCTGCTTCAGCAAGGAGGTCTCCGCGTGA